In Mytilus galloprovincialis chromosome 1, xbMytGall1.hap1.1, whole genome shotgun sequence, the following are encoded in one genomic region:
- the LOC143050859 gene encoding heat shock 70 kDa protein 12B-like isoform X1, giving the protein MNEPPQCVVAIDIGSSGCGYAFSADYTFCNNPCDVSTYRWFAEVGKFTSLKTPAAILFDSKQEFVSFGYNAQEKYITILESSDKNNWYYIEGFKMALYSAVESGEDIRDDFSIKEMSGKAVSAKTVFSSAIKYFYDHFLTEVQENNLGFQREKIHWIISVPAIWTDSCKQFMRESAIMAGIPGKQFSLVYEPEAASIYARFLQIDKVDAGLNQTILKTFQPGTKLLVVDAGGGTVDISAQQVLDGNGLKIIHKVRGGDYGGNTVNMAFRQMLFRLFSGPSLLKFKKEYPIDYMEMMRSFERTKIRPIKPEDKTVSTMMPAPLLEISEEDSECNIHEIIESSQYAGQIRVKRDKLFINLALFKEFFDHSLNELVIDMQEVLEHKRCADVSAVMLVGGFAECELLRKTVTQTFQQKEVFVPHEGGLSVLRGAVIYGHTPQIVSSRICNYTYGIAVSKPFKADVMPMDKCYEHDGELWCRDIFEISYKIDTVVNIGDKKQIELNDTFLKPEVQHRREEPLRVDIVISDKEDPTFITDEGCRKHAMIIVQPPKGQWPQIVRGYVEFEIAGTEMIGSYINSETNDKTSIIIEFLPRIEHRVGNDSERRRVFDPDRIDTDNE; this is encoded by the exons ATGAATGAGCCTCCACAGTGTGTGGTTGCCATAGATATAGGAAGTTCCGGGTGTGGATATGCATTCTCTGCAGACTACACTTTTTGTAACAATCCGTGTGATGTGTCAACTTATAGATGGTTTGCAGAAGTTGGTAAATTTACATCTCTGAAAACTCCTGCAGCCATTCTATTCGACTCAAAACAAGAGTTTGTTTCTTTTGGCTACAATGCACAGGAAAAATATATCACCATACTGGAATCCAGTGATAAAAACAATTGGTATTACATAGAAGGTTTCAAAATGGCATTGTATTCTGCAGTTGAATCCGGAGAG GATATTAGAGACGACTTTAGTATAAAAGAGATGAGTGGTAAGGCAGTGTCAGCTAAAACGGTATTTTCCTCTGCTATCAAATACTTTTATGACCATTTTTTGACAGAAGTGCAGGAAAACAATCTTGGTTTTCAGAGAGAAAAAATACATTGGATTATATCCGTACCTGCTATATGGACAGATTCATGTAAACAGTTCATGCGAGAATCGGCGATAATG GCAGGTATACCGGGAAAACAATTTTCACTTGTATATGAACCAGAAGCAGCCTCTATCTACGCTAGGTTTCTACAGATTGATAAAGTTGACGCCGGACTAAATCAAACTATTCTAAAGACGTTCCAACCAGGAACCAAATTACTCGTTGTAGATGCTGGTG GTGGAACAGTTGACATATCTGCGCAACAGGTCCTGGATGGAAATGGTCTGAAAATAATACACAAAGTCAGAGGAGGAGACTACGGTGGTAATACGGTCAATATGGCGTTCAGGCAAATGTTATTTCGACTGTTTTCAGGCCCAAGtctattaaaatttaagaaagaatATCCAATCGATTATATGGAAATGATGAGGTCTTTTGAGAGAACAAAAATCAGACCAATAAAACCTGAAGACAAAACTGTTTCTACAATGATGCCAGCTCCACTGCTAGAAATCAGCGAGGAAGACAGTGAGTGCAATATTCATGAAATAATAGAAAGTTCACAGTACGCTGGTCAAATTCGCGTCAAGAGAGATAAACTTTTCATAAATCTTGcactttttaaagaatttttcgaTCATTCACTAAATGAGCTAGTAATTGACATGCAGGAGGTTCTTGAGCACAAGCGATGTGCTGATGTATCGGCAGTGATGTTAGTTGGTGGTTTTGCAGAATGTGAATTACTTAGAAAAACTGTAACACAAACATTCCAGCAAAAAGAGGTTTTTGTACCGCATGAAGGTGGTCTATCGGTTCTTAGGGGTGCGGTTATTTACGGACATACACCACAAATCGTATCATCTCGTATCTGTAATTATACATATGGTATTGCAGTCAGTAAACCATTTAAAGCCGACGTCATGCCTATGGACAAATGCTATGAACATGATGGAGAACTCTGGTGTCGCGatatatttgaaatcagttataaAATTGACACCGTTGTCAATATCGGCGATAAAAAGCAGATAGAACTGAATGATACTTTTCTTAAACCTGAAGTCCAACATAGGAGGGAGGAGCCACTTAGAGTTGACATTGTTATATCAGACAAAGAAGATCCAACATTTATAACAGATGAAGGTTGTAGGAAGCATGCAATGATAATAGTCCAGCCACCTAAAGGTCAGTGGCCACAGATAGTCCGTGGTTACGTCGAATTTGAAATAGCAGGAACGGAAATGATAGGTTCTTACATTAATAGTGAAACCAATGATAAAACATCGATAATAATTGAGTTCCTTCCGCGAATAGAGCACAGAGTCGGTAATGATAGTGAAAGACGACGCGTATTTGATCCTGATAGAATTGACACGGACAACGAATAG
- the LOC143050859 gene encoding heat shock 70 kDa protein 12B-like isoform X2, producing MHSLQTTLFVTIRVMCQLIDGLQKLDIRDDFSIKEMSGKAVSAKTVFSSAIKYFYDHFLTEVQENNLGFQREKIHWIISVPAIWTDSCKQFMRESAIMAGIPGKQFSLVYEPEAASIYARFLQIDKVDAGLNQTILKTFQPGTKLLVVDAGGGTVDISAQQVLDGNGLKIIHKVRGGDYGGNTVNMAFRQMLFRLFSGPSLLKFKKEYPIDYMEMMRSFERTKIRPIKPEDKTVSTMMPAPLLEISEEDSECNIHEIIESSQYAGQIRVKRDKLFINLALFKEFFDHSLNELVIDMQEVLEHKRCADVSAVMLVGGFAECELLRKTVTQTFQQKEVFVPHEGGLSVLRGAVIYGHTPQIVSSRICNYTYGIAVSKPFKADVMPMDKCYEHDGELWCRDIFEISYKIDTVVNIGDKKQIELNDTFLKPEVQHRREEPLRVDIVISDKEDPTFITDEGCRKHAMIIVQPPKGQWPQIVRGYVEFEIAGTEMIGSYINSETNDKTSIIIEFLPRIEHRVGNDSERRRVFDPDRIDTDNE from the exons ATGCATTCTCTGCAGACTACACTTTTTGTAACAATCCGTGTGATGTGTCAACTTATAGATGGTTTGCAGAAGTTG GATATTAGAGACGACTTTAGTATAAAAGAGATGAGTGGTAAGGCAGTGTCAGCTAAAACGGTATTTTCCTCTGCTATCAAATACTTTTATGACCATTTTTTGACAGAAGTGCAGGAAAACAATCTTGGTTTTCAGAGAGAAAAAATACATTGGATTATATCCGTACCTGCTATATGGACAGATTCATGTAAACAGTTCATGCGAGAATCGGCGATAATG GCAGGTATACCGGGAAAACAATTTTCACTTGTATATGAACCAGAAGCAGCCTCTATCTACGCTAGGTTTCTACAGATTGATAAAGTTGACGCCGGACTAAATCAAACTATTCTAAAGACGTTCCAACCAGGAACCAAATTACTCGTTGTAGATGCTGGTG GTGGAACAGTTGACATATCTGCGCAACAGGTCCTGGATGGAAATGGTCTGAAAATAATACACAAAGTCAGAGGAGGAGACTACGGTGGTAATACGGTCAATATGGCGTTCAGGCAAATGTTATTTCGACTGTTTTCAGGCCCAAGtctattaaaatttaagaaagaatATCCAATCGATTATATGGAAATGATGAGGTCTTTTGAGAGAACAAAAATCAGACCAATAAAACCTGAAGACAAAACTGTTTCTACAATGATGCCAGCTCCACTGCTAGAAATCAGCGAGGAAGACAGTGAGTGCAATATTCATGAAATAATAGAAAGTTCACAGTACGCTGGTCAAATTCGCGTCAAGAGAGATAAACTTTTCATAAATCTTGcactttttaaagaatttttcgaTCATTCACTAAATGAGCTAGTAATTGACATGCAGGAGGTTCTTGAGCACAAGCGATGTGCTGATGTATCGGCAGTGATGTTAGTTGGTGGTTTTGCAGAATGTGAATTACTTAGAAAAACTGTAACACAAACATTCCAGCAAAAAGAGGTTTTTGTACCGCATGAAGGTGGTCTATCGGTTCTTAGGGGTGCGGTTATTTACGGACATACACCACAAATCGTATCATCTCGTATCTGTAATTATACATATGGTATTGCAGTCAGTAAACCATTTAAAGCCGACGTCATGCCTATGGACAAATGCTATGAACATGATGGAGAACTCTGGTGTCGCGatatatttgaaatcagttataaAATTGACACCGTTGTCAATATCGGCGATAAAAAGCAGATAGAACTGAATGATACTTTTCTTAAACCTGAAGTCCAACATAGGAGGGAGGAGCCACTTAGAGTTGACATTGTTATATCAGACAAAGAAGATCCAACATTTATAACAGATGAAGGTTGTAGGAAGCATGCAATGATAATAGTCCAGCCACCTAAAGGTCAGTGGCCACAGATAGTCCGTGGTTACGTCGAATTTGAAATAGCAGGAACGGAAATGATAGGTTCTTACATTAATAGTGAAACCAATGATAAAACATCGATAATAATTGAGTTCCTTCCGCGAATAGAGCACAGAGTCGGTAATGATAGTGAAAGACGACGCGTATTTGATCCTGATAGAATTGACACGGACAACGAATAG